A section of the Phacochoerus africanus isolate WHEZ1 chromosome 4, ROS_Pafr_v1, whole genome shotgun sequence genome encodes:
- the ZBED3 gene encoding zinc finger BED domain-containing protein 3 — MRSDEPAVTMEDTGGSDRAVGRLGTPYSEAWGYFHLAPARPGHATRPWATCRLCGEQVGRGPGWHAGTAALWKHLRSAHRRELAESAARHSPPSAPGPAAAAEGDWARLLEQMGALAVRGSLRERELARREAALEQGERALERRRRALQEEERAAAQARRELQAEREALQARLREVSRREGALALVSVPLHVPFKEEPPEGEPPYVITKVLL; from the coding sequence ATGAGGAGCGACGAGCCGGCCGTGACCATGGAAGACACCGGCGGGTCGGACAGGGCTGTAGGCCGCCTGGGGACACCGTACTCCGAGGCCTGGGGGTACTTCCACCTGGCGCCGGCGCGCCCAGGCCACGCTACGCGCCCCTGGGCCACCTGCCGGCTGTGTGGAGAGCAGGTGGGCCGCGGCCCGGGCTGGCACGCCGGCACCGCGGCGCTGTGGAAGCACCTGAGGAGCGCCCACAGGCGGGAGCTGGCGGAAAGCGCTGCCCGCCACTCGCCGCCCTCTGCTCCGGGCCCCGCCGCGGCCGCCGAGGGCGACTGGGCGCGCCTGCTGGAGCAGATGGGCGCCCTGGCGGTGCGTGGAAGCCTGCGCGAGCGCGAGCTGGCGCGGCGCGAGGCGGCCCTGGAGCAGGGCGAGCGCGCCCTGGAGCGCCGACGGCGGGCGCTGCAGGAGGAAGAGCGCGCTGCGGCCCAGGCGCGCCGGGAGCTGCAGGCCGAGAGGGAGGCCCTGCAGGCGCGGCTGCGGGAAGTGAGCCGGCGCGAGGGCGCCTTGGCCTTGGTCTCGGTCCCCCTGCACGTTCCGTTCAAAGAGGAGCCCCCCGAGGGGGAGCCCCCCTACGTCATCACGAAGGTCCTCCTGTAG